From the genome of Candidatus Electrothrix communis, one region includes:
- a CDS encoding O-antigen ligase family protein, with protein MSIVLLKPGRVVSIISRDKIYFMFVLYIIFSILWSKNKPSSITASAVIFFSYIFSCSIVLQYKYIEAAKIINFGLLIGIILSLLVVYFKPAMGLMLDGSTSGAGWNGIYIHKNQLGRCASTSLICLFFLFFHKRRIVYIVGAGGALVCLYFSLSGTMLLSTFFAILVMSINHFFRFGKKIYFTLITILYVISAFLYFFSSRFSVAIEVVLKFLGRNIERNTFMIRQYLWDYLYFQGMKDPLAGAGIDAFWPDEGLFLRVLNDENNMWNASQSHNGFIELWLQLGIIGFIIFSLINFKAMIKLYARYDEIPFGLKNLYLGLCANYYLMNTTYSTLIGQTFLPWLIFSIFYFYVISWRSMNHGTY; from the coding sequence ATGAGTATAGTTCTTCTTAAACCAGGAAGGGTTGTATCCATTATTAGTCGTGATAAAATATATTTTATGTTCGTTTTATATATTATTTTCTCCATTTTATGGTCGAAAAATAAGCCGTCTTCCATTACAGCTAGTGCTGTAATTTTTTTTTCATATATATTTTCCTGCTCAATTGTACTTCAATACAAATATATAGAAGCAGCAAAAATAATTAACTTTGGCTTATTGATTGGGATAATTTTAAGCTTACTGGTGGTTTATTTCAAGCCTGCAATGGGACTCATGCTTGATGGCTCTACATCTGGTGCAGGTTGGAATGGTATTTATATTCATAAAAATCAATTAGGACGGTGCGCTTCTACTTCTTTGATATGTTTGTTTTTTTTGTTTTTTCATAAAAGAAGGATCGTTTATATCGTGGGGGCGGGAGGAGCATTAGTTTGCTTATATTTTTCCTTGTCAGGAACAATGTTGCTCAGTACCTTTTTTGCTATCCTAGTGATGAGTATAAATCATTTTTTCCGTTTCGGAAAAAAAATATATTTTACATTAATCACTATACTTTATGTGATTTCTGCATTCTTGTATTTTTTTAGTAGTCGTTTCTCTGTTGCTATTGAAGTTGTTTTAAAATTCCTAGGAAGGAATATTGAAAGAAATACTTTTATGATTCGACAATATTTATGGGATTATTTATATTTTCAAGGTATGAAAGACCCTCTAGCTGGAGCTGGAATTGATGCTTTTTGGCCTGACGAAGGTCTGTTTCTTAGAGTATTAAATGATGAGAATAACATGTGGAACGCTTCACAGTCGCATAATGGTTTTATAGAGCTATGGTTGCAGTTAGGTATTATAGGTTTTATAATTTTTTCATTAATTAATTTCAAGGCGATGATAAAATTGTACGCTAGATATGATGAGATCCCTTTTGGATTAAAAAATTTATATTTAGGTTTGTGCGCTAATTATTATTTAATGAATACAACCTATAGCACCTTAATAGGTCAGACTTTTTTACCTTGGTTGATTTTTTCAATTTTTTACTTTTATGTTATTAGCTGGAGATCAATGAATCATGGCACGTATTGA
- a CDS encoding sulfotransferase domain-containing protein: MREYIDFFLKGNFSKKQTLINYCNKFISLSRCCVTDKKGGLLLNSMPKSGTHLLERIVSSLPGIQNSGFFYSHISYGKYKVNLTEKKRILSLLNRKYFVGTHMPFAKQDCRTLNELGYKHILLVRDPRSIVVSQYFHAINRGTNRLHDRIVNKNKVDGLWDIILGLEGLGTGQFLGISPVEDYYRSFCKWITEGVHLVSFESLIGEKGGGEREKQFDAIAGIARYLDIFISDEDIQYIVHRSFDSEANTFRSGKINEWKKHLTYEQEAYINNVLRYELIKLKYL; this comes from the coding sequence ATGAGGGAATATATAGATTTTTTTTTAAAAGGGAACTTTAGTAAGAAACAAACTTTAATAAATTACTGTAATAAATTTATTAGTTTATCTAGATGTTGTGTTACTGACAAGAAGGGAGGTCTTTTGCTTAATAGCATGCCGAAATCAGGGACACATCTTCTAGAGCGGATTGTATCATCATTACCAGGAATTCAGAATTCAGGTTTTTTTTATAGTCATATATCCTATGGTAAATATAAAGTAAATTTGACAGAAAAGAAAAGAATATTGTCCCTTTTAAATAGGAAATATTTTGTTGGCACTCACATGCCATTTGCAAAGCAAGATTGTAGGACCCTTAACGAGCTTGGTTATAAACATATTTTGCTCGTTCGTGACCCAAGAAGTATTGTAGTATCTCAATATTTTCACGCTATCAATAGAGGAACCAATAGGCTGCATGATAGAATAGTTAATAAGAACAAGGTTGATGGATTGTGGGATATCATTCTCGGTTTAGAAGGGTTGGGAACAGGTCAATTTCTAGGGATTTCACCAGTTGAAGACTATTATAGATCTTTTTGTAAATGGATAACTGAAGGGGTTCATTTAGTTAGTTTTGAGTCGCTAATTGGCGAGAAAGGCGGCGGGGAGAGGGAAAAGCAATTCGATGCAATTGCAGGTATTGCAAGGTATTTAGATATCTTCATCTCTGATGAAGATATACAGTATATTGTTCATCGTTCCTTTGATAGTGAGGCAAATACGTTTCGATCAGGTAAAATTAATGAGTGGAAAAAACATCTCACGTATGAACAGGAAGCCTACATAAATAATGTATTAAGGTATGAATTAATAAAATTGAAATATCTTTAA
- a CDS encoding flippase, with protein MSRFDDHIQELLRGAAVASVLKILAAGLTFSMHVVLARLLGTKEFGIFFIAFTIVLITAAISRIGMESALTKLIASNVAIEQPGKVLGIYRKGMLYTLLAGVILSIFLYLLSPWLGRVVFVKPELTQPLAIMALAVVPLALLTLHAHALQGLLKTAASISLLSVYIPLLTCLFAISFVPTYGLNGAAWGYLFATIVTLLIGRWFWEKATCSLNQFLPYIKNKEIFVTSIPMFGIVIMNMIINWFPMLFIGIWEPSKNAGIYSAANRAAMLISFVLTAVGSIAVPKFAALYQQGDMEVLASLVRKSTQLMILFAFPILLLFMIFPEFILSFFGEEFKVGKNILLLLAIGQFINVSTGASAQLLNMTGNERVLRNHLVICTILAFVLGAFFISNYGIIGAAISSSLIMVFQNVILVFYVKKILNITIV; from the coding sequence ATGAGTCGTTTTGATGATCATATACAGGAGTTACTCCGGGGGGCAGCAGTTGCATCTGTACTCAAAATTTTAGCTGCTGGTTTGACGTTTAGCATGCATGTTGTTTTGGCTCGGCTACTGGGTACAAAGGAGTTTGGTATATTTTTTATAGCTTTTACCATTGTCCTGATTACTGCAGCAATAAGTAGAATTGGGATGGAAAGTGCATTAACCAAATTAATCGCCTCCAATGTTGCTATAGAGCAACCGGGAAAAGTACTTGGCATTTATCGCAAAGGCATGCTTTATACTTTGCTTGCGGGAGTTATTTTGTCAATATTTCTTTATTTGTTATCACCATGGCTGGGTAGGGTTGTTTTTGTAAAACCGGAACTGACTCAACCTCTCGCGATTATGGCCCTAGCAGTTGTTCCCCTTGCCCTTCTTACCCTTCATGCCCATGCCTTGCAAGGTTTACTGAAGACAGCCGCATCAATTTCACTGCTGAGTGTATATATACCGCTGCTAACATGTTTGTTCGCTATCAGTTTTGTTCCAACCTATGGACTGAACGGTGCTGCCTGGGGATATTTATTCGCAACAATTGTAACTTTGCTCATAGGGAGGTGGTTTTGGGAAAAAGCAACCTGCTCACTTAATCAATTTCTGCCCTATATTAAAAATAAAGAAATTTTTGTAACTAGTATCCCTATGTTTGGTATTGTGATCATGAATATGATCATTAATTGGTTTCCGATGCTTTTTATAGGGATATGGGAGCCAAGTAAAAATGCTGGTATTTATAGTGCTGCTAATCGTGCAGCTATGCTGATCAGCTTTGTTCTTACAGCGGTAGGTAGTATTGCGGTACCTAAATTTGCGGCTCTCTACCAACAGGGCGATATGGAAGTACTGGCTTCACTTGTTCGAAAATCTACACAGTTAATGATATTGTTTGCTTTTCCCATTTTGCTCTTATTTATGATTTTTCCTGAATTTATTCTTTCTTTTTTTGGAGAGGAGTTTAAGGTTGGTAAAAATATCTTGCTACTGTTAGCAATTGGGCAATTTATTAATGTATCAACTGGCGCATCGGCGCAACTGCTCAATATGACAGGGAACGAAAGGGTATTACGGAATCATCTAGTTATTTGTACAATTTTAGCTTTTGTATTAGGTGCTTTTTTTATATCGAACTATGGAATTATCGGTGCCGCTATATCTTCATCATTAATAATGGTTTTTCAGAATGTTATTTTGGTATTCTATGTTAAAAAGATACTCAATATAACAATTGTTTGA
- a CDS encoding glycosyl hydrolase family 28-related protein — MRYIFSIYIIIMLLPYMISSSEVNREKNEQDKPIRSSADLKGIEQRVSKEYKEVKMLSLGILDVTKPPYEADPSGYQDSTIAIQRAIRDARDARLVTYLPAGDYLISDTLVGVQGVVKDAPFQHHCSIEGPRFGQRAKLVLKNKAVGFGDRNYPKPVIRFWARSLTDSPYSAYNDPTKSQPNINFYQTIRDIDIDLGQENFGAVGIEHQSAQGSVIEDVKIFARDGFSGIYGAPGSGGGSHGLTVIGGRYGLYLPRRTTQPAPVFSNLTLKGQYKAAIICHSNGPMTIVGANIEGSGIKSQGPTKTNVGDGALCLVDATLILNKPDTAIRADKSLVLNNVWIKNAKTAVDVRGNPKVAGNIDGWVHVSEYAATTKRKSINDWDIGTQRDTLFIEHLPTQSPITIVDYEATEPTLNFSDRHTWPHPFPSYLSAGSVNVRDAPYHAAGDGKTDDTAALQHAIDENEIVFLPKGDFRISSPLHLGPKTKFIGVNSALSIIGLHDNADAWADPDYARPLIDTVDDAQAETVLAFIGISVPVRFPAAYALRWRAGRRSIVRDIRPVQTGWTPFSPVACEPQILVTGHGGGLWYTLNLYHSAPHAQGPDFRRILIRSTHEKMSFYAINTEHSNGVNMIDLVKARNVDFFGVKGEGDYTLMLIENSQNIRLFGYGGNSMPRAGWPLFNIKNSRDFLLANINPAFKPQGHAGRLGTAHNPRLWYLLIDKQKDVGGAVKLPGAVPVTLYKVGAP, encoded by the coding sequence ATGAGATATATATTCTCTATATATATTATTATCATGCTACTACCCTATATGATTTCTTCTTCAGAAGTAAACAGGGAAAAAAATGAGCAAGATAAACCAATTCGGAGTAGTGCTGATCTTAAGGGTATAGAGCAACGGGTGTCTAAAGAATATAAGGAAGTAAAAATGCTATCTCTTGGAATATTGGATGTAACTAAGCCTCCTTATGAGGCTGATCCGAGCGGTTACCAAGATTCGACGATTGCTATCCAACGAGCTATTCGGGACGCGCGTGATGCCAGACTTGTGACTTATCTACCTGCTGGAGATTATCTAATTTCTGACACATTAGTAGGTGTTCAAGGGGTTGTGAAAGACGCCCCATTTCAGCATCATTGCTCGATTGAAGGACCACGTTTTGGTCAACGTGCAAAGTTAGTGCTTAAGAATAAAGCAGTTGGATTCGGCGACCGTAATTATCCCAAGCCAGTGATTCGTTTTTGGGCTAGATCACTCACGGATTCTCCCTACTCAGCTTATAATGATCCAACTAAATCACAGCCTAATATTAATTTTTATCAGACTATTCGCGATATTGATATTGACCTTGGTCAGGAAAATTTCGGGGCTGTTGGTATTGAGCATCAAAGCGCACAGGGATCGGTTATTGAGGACGTTAAAATTTTTGCACGTGACGGTTTTTCCGGGATATATGGTGCGCCGGGCTCTGGTGGTGGCTCGCATGGGCTTACTGTCATAGGTGGCCGATACGGACTCTACTTACCAAGGCGTACTACACAACCAGCCCCTGTTTTTTCTAATCTTACTTTGAAAGGTCAGTATAAAGCCGCTATTATTTGCCACAGTAATGGGCCAATGACTATTGTTGGAGCCAATATTGAAGGAAGTGGCATAAAATCACAAGGACCCACCAAAACGAATGTCGGTGATGGTGCGTTATGCTTGGTTGATGCCACACTCATTCTCAATAAGCCTGATACAGCAATCAGAGCTGACAAATCATTGGTACTCAATAATGTGTGGATTAAAAATGCGAAAACGGCTGTGGATGTGCGAGGTAATCCAAAAGTTGCTGGTAATATTGATGGCTGGGTGCATGTTAGCGAGTACGCCGCAACTACCAAAAGAAAATCTATCAATGATTGGGATATCGGAACACAAAGAGATACTTTATTTATAGAGCATTTACCTACTCAAAGCCCAATAACAATCGTGGATTATGAGGCGACAGAGCCAACTCTAAATTTTTCCGATCGGCATACTTGGCCACATCCTTTCCCGTCGTATTTGTCAGCTGGTTCGGTCAACGTTCGCGATGCTCCCTACCATGCTGCTGGCGATGGTAAAACCGACGACACAGCAGCGCTGCAGCATGCAATTGATGAAAATGAAATCGTGTTTCTCCCGAAAGGTGACTTTCGGATTTCCTCTCCTCTTCATCTAGGACCTAAGACAAAGTTTATCGGCGTCAATTCCGCATTGTCGATAATTGGTCTCCACGATAATGCAGATGCTTGGGCTGATCCTGACTATGCACGGCCTCTGATAGATACGGTTGATGATGCCCAAGCCGAGACAGTGCTAGCATTTATTGGCATCTCTGTACCTGTTAGATTCCCTGCTGCCTATGCCTTGCGGTGGCGAGCTGGTCGGCGCTCTATTGTCCGTGATATTCGACCTGTCCAAACCGGGTGGACCCCATTCTCTCCTGTAGCCTGTGAACCACAAATCCTTGTAACAGGTCACGGTGGAGGGCTGTGGTACACTCTGAACCTCTACCACAGCGCTCCACATGCTCAGGGGCCTGATTTTCGGCGTATTCTCATACGCAGTACACACGAAAAAATGTCATTCTATGCGATTAATACCGAGCACAGTAATGGGGTTAACATGATCGATCTAGTTAAGGCTCGAAACGTTGATTTTTTTGGTGTGAAAGGGGAAGGGGATTATACACTGATGTTAATTGAGAATAGTCAGAATATTCGTTTGTTTGGGTATGGGGGAAATAGTATGCCACGTGCTGGGTGGCCTTTATTTAACATCAAGAATAGCAGGGATTTTCTGCTTGCAAACATTAATCCGGCATTTAAACCTCAAGGGCACGCAGGGCGGCTGGGAACAGCGCACAACCCCCGTCTTTGGTACCTCCTCATTGATAAGCAGAAAGACGTGGGAGGAGCTGTGAAGTTGCCAGGGGCGGTTCCTGTTACTCTTTATAAGGTTGGTGCCCCTTAG
- a CDS encoding sugar transferase, producing the protein MDIFWVVLAFVAAYHTKRSFVFFAGQGLSTEPNYYLVLLIAIIIALFSFSVTGCYRPYRTQSLLQIYMRVIRAVVSILFGTIILLYLLHEHNVSRMLLALFIIFLTFFLFLSKGVIYYILRYYRSRSYNTRNLLIVGAGQRAERIIEAIRNHKGSGYRIIGCLTTDNDNEREGKKHLSGEIRLLGSVSTLPIILTEDIVDEIIFAADIDKIEDIDSLIRFAEHLGVNVHIVPDFQLEKIMYQPEIASISIQDFFGHPTLSLSTISQRKNALIIKDIIDYSFAGIGVVLLAPIFLVLILLIKATSEGPAFFVQQRCGLYGRTFPLIKFRTMVKDAEKMKRDLQEDNEADGPVFKITHDPRITSFGKFLRKTSLDELPQLLNVVMGHMSLVGPRPPLPEEVKKYEPWQRRRLSMKPGLTCTWQVNGRNNINFERWMRLDLEYIDQWSLMLDSKILLKTVREVVSFHGR; encoded by the coding sequence ATGGATATTTTTTGGGTGGTCCTTGCTTTTGTTGCGGCTTATCATACGAAAAGAAGCTTTGTTTTTTTTGCAGGGCAAGGCCTTTCAACAGAGCCGAATTACTATCTCGTCCTGTTGATTGCTATAATTATCGCTCTCTTTTCATTTTCTGTAACCGGGTGCTACCGACCGTATCGAACTCAAAGTCTCTTGCAGATATACATGAGAGTCATCAGGGCCGTTGTCAGTATCCTGTTCGGTACAATTATTCTGCTTTATCTGCTGCACGAGCATAATGTAAGCAGAATGCTACTAGCGCTCTTTATTATCTTTCTGACTTTTTTTCTCTTCCTGAGTAAAGGGGTTATTTATTATATTCTTCGATATTACCGTTCTCGGAGTTATAATACGCGCAATCTCCTTATTGTCGGAGCTGGACAGCGGGCGGAACGGATCATTGAGGCAATCCGAAATCATAAGGGGTCAGGGTATCGAATTATCGGCTGTTTGACGACGGATAATGATAATGAACGAGAAGGAAAAAAACATCTCTCTGGCGAGATCAGACTTCTCGGTTCGGTCAGTACCTTGCCTATCATCCTGACTGAGGATATTGTCGATGAAATTATTTTTGCTGCTGATATAGACAAAATAGAGGATATTGATAGTCTTATTCGTTTTGCAGAACATTTAGGGGTGAATGTTCATATCGTACCCGATTTTCAACTGGAAAAAATTATGTATCAACCTGAGATAGCATCTATCTCCATACAGGATTTTTTTGGTCACCCTACTTTATCCTTATCAACAATATCCCAGCGAAAAAATGCCTTGATTATTAAGGATATTATAGATTATTCCTTTGCAGGAATAGGTGTTGTTCTTCTTGCTCCGATATTCCTCGTTCTTATTCTCTTGATAAAAGCCACCTCTGAGGGGCCCGCTTTTTTTGTTCAACAGCGTTGCGGGTTGTACGGACGTACCTTTCCCCTGATCAAGTTTCGTACGATGGTCAAAGATGCGGAAAAAATGAAAAGGGATTTACAGGAAGATAACGAGGCTGATGGCCCGGTTTTCAAGATTACCCATGATCCTCGTATTACTTCTTTTGGAAAATTTCTTCGTAAGACTAGCTTGGACGAGCTGCCTCAGTTACTCAATGTTGTTATGGGGCATATGAGTTTGGTTGGTCCGCGCCCACCTCTGCCCGAGGAAGTGAAAAAATACGAGCCGTGGCAACGTCGTCGATTGTCAATGAAGCCGGGATTAACCTGCACCTGGCAGGTTAATGGGCGCAACAATATTAATTTTGAGCGTTGGATGCGTTTGGATTTAGAATATATTGATCAATGGTCTTTGATGTTGGATAGTAAGATTCTTCTGAAGACCGTTAGAGAGGTTGTTAGCTTTCATGGGAGATGA
- the asnB gene encoding asparagine synthase (glutamine-hydrolyzing), giving the protein MCGVALLYNEHLTDEELRIKMSRALTAMQHRGPDDKGIWQGRDVSIGHRRLSIIDQAGSLQPMQSPDGRFVLSYNGEIYNYKELRPLLEGRWQFQTKGDTEVLLAGLITQGISFLDKMEGMWAFALWDNQERKLLLCRDRMGKKPLYYQAAGSFLLCASELPALSRLVAGAWEEDLDSTADFLRHGYYLPGTTAYQGVHEVLPGHLLHWSPGASCREESYWSLQIRSYAGSREDAAAELRSTFIRAVERRMVADVEVGAFLSGGVDSSLVVSIMAAELGVHPKTFTIGFHERSYDERKFAEQIAVQQNTDHYVKVLDSWDREYLTGLILNNIGQPFSDSSLLPTAMVSQLAASKVKVALSGDGGDELFSGYQRYQARSILRWYTRLPKPLRLGAEKIIRAIPEPMAHHSHSLIKKAHLFQDILNRIEEETPYFAPVLYAGNDYNALFPELQGRGHAPPNIPEECNLDDIQRMMFADALIYLPQDILVKVDRASMGNSLESRAPFLDRDVVELAFSFPRSWHRSGATGKKMLRRSFSDILPDNIWNRRKQGFGVPIHDWFRNELGNELEQLLGQEQTLLNVPQVLQLLQQHRQGHRDHGYRLWCLYIYLLWKTQKNRSSQ; this is encoded by the coding sequence ATGTGCGGCGTTGCCCTGCTTTATAATGAGCATCTAACCGATGAAGAACTTCGGATAAAGATGAGCCGTGCTTTGACCGCTATGCAGCATCGCGGTCCTGATGATAAAGGAATCTGGCAGGGTAGGGACGTCAGTATCGGCCATCGCCGCCTTTCGATCATCGATCAGGCTGGCAGTCTCCAGCCCATGCAGAGTCCTGACGGGCGTTTTGTTCTCAGCTATAACGGTGAAATATATAATTACAAGGAGCTTCGCCCGCTGTTAGAGGGGAGGTGGCAATTTCAGACCAAAGGTGACACCGAGGTTCTGCTTGCTGGCCTGATCACTCAGGGGATCTCTTTCCTCGACAAAATGGAGGGGATGTGGGCCTTTGCGCTCTGGGATAATCAGGAAAGAAAGCTCCTTCTCTGTCGGGATCGGATGGGGAAAAAGCCGCTTTATTACCAAGCAGCAGGTTCTTTTTTGCTCTGCGCTTCGGAACTTCCGGCTCTGAGTAGGCTGGTAGCCGGAGCATGGGAGGAGGATTTGGATTCTACCGCTGATTTTCTTCGCCACGGCTACTACCTTCCAGGAACAACAGCATATCAGGGGGTGCATGAGGTTCTGCCCGGACATCTTCTTCATTGGTCACCCGGAGCATCCTGCCGAGAAGAGTCCTATTGGTCCTTACAGATACGTTCTTATGCCGGAAGTCGGGAAGATGCCGCTGCTGAATTGCGCAGCACATTTATACGGGCCGTTGAACGCCGCATGGTTGCCGATGTCGAGGTCGGGGCCTTTCTTTCCGGAGGCGTTGATTCTTCCCTGGTGGTTTCGATCATGGCTGCCGAGCTGGGCGTGCATCCGAAGACCTTCACTATCGGTTTTCACGAACGTTCTTATGACGAGCGTAAGTTTGCTGAACAGATCGCTGTTCAACAGAACACGGATCATTATGTCAAGGTGTTGGACTCATGGGATCGGGAATATCTGACAGGATTGATCCTGAATAATATCGGTCAGCCTTTTTCCGACTCATCGCTTTTGCCTACAGCAATGGTGTCACAGCTTGCCGCATCAAAGGTTAAGGTGGCATTGTCCGGCGACGGCGGCGACGAGCTGTTCAGCGGCTATCAACGCTATCAGGCTAGGTCCATTCTTCGCTGGTATACCCGGCTGCCCAAACCGCTTCGCCTTGGTGCGGAAAAGATTATCCGGGCAATCCCGGAGCCTATGGCTCATCATAGCCATTCGCTTATAAAAAAAGCGCATCTTTTTCAGGATATCTTGAATCGGATTGAGGAGGAAACCCCTTATTTTGCTCCGGTCCTTTATGCCGGTAACGATTATAATGCGTTGTTTCCCGAATTGCAGGGCAGGGGGCATGCCCCACCGAACATCCCCGAGGAATGCAATCTTGATGATATCCAGCGGATGATGTTTGCTGATGCTCTTATTTATCTTCCCCAGGATATTTTGGTGAAGGTTGACCGCGCATCTATGGGTAATTCCTTGGAGAGCAGAGCCCCGTTTCTTGATCGTGATGTTGTGGAGCTTGCTTTTTCTTTTCCCCGAAGCTGGCACCGATCAGGGGCTACAGGAAAAAAGATGTTACGAAGATCGTTTTCTGATATATTACCGGATAATATATGGAACAGACGGAAGCAGGGCTTCGGGGTACCTATCCATGATTGGTTCAGAAACGAACTGGGAAATGAACTAGAGCAACTGCTTGGTCAGGAGCAAACCTTGCTGAATGTTCCGCAGGTCCTTCAGCTTTTACAGCAGCACCGGCAGGGCCATCGTGATCATGGGTATCGGTTGTGGTGTTTGTACATTTATTTGTTGTGGAAAACCCAGAAAAACAGAAGTAGTCAATGA
- a CDS encoding DUF533 domain-containing protein, with product MDVEKLLGKLLHEVTGSGGNQFKKKHKKYKKKHKYKGGDGGYRQSTSSQHVSKKSSLLGNLTGNLTSGKGLLTAIGLGVGAYEIYRTSQQTQQRQAAVGGGTQYSPQAAPVQPASAPPPPPPPTGVQQEQAMSSLSSVPTSSPQTASVEPLRTVLNEQDVARRLIQVMVGAAHADGMLDNEEEKAILDRLRAVDLAQEEKMFLLEELHHPRTIAELTQGVEDIRLGQAMYAVAASAVLIDTESEREWFDEFGRSLGLSSEVCQFIEENQ from the coding sequence ATGGACGTTGAAAAATTGTTGGGGAAACTGCTGCATGAGGTCACCGGTTCCGGCGGGAACCAGTTTAAAAAGAAGCATAAAAAATATAAAAAAAAGCATAAGTACAAAGGAGGAGATGGAGGCTATCGGCAAAGCACATCTTCTCAGCATGTCTCAAAAAAAAGTTCCTTACTTGGCAATCTTACCGGTAATTTGACGTCCGGTAAAGGGTTGCTCACTGCCATTGGGCTGGGGGTAGGGGCCTATGAAATATACCGAACAAGTCAACAGACCCAGCAGCGCCAGGCAGCTGTTGGGGGCGGAACCCAGTATAGCCCACAGGCAGCGCCAGTACAGCCTGCCTCTGCTCCTCCGCCCCCGCCTCCGCCAACCGGGGTGCAACAGGAACAGGCTATGAGCTCTCTTTCTTCAGTACCGACGAGTTCACCGCAGACAGCCTCTGTCGAACCATTGAGAACAGTGCTTAACGAGCAGGACGTTGCCCGCCGCCTGATTCAGGTCATGGTCGGAGCTGCCCATGCGGACGGTATGCTTGATAACGAAGAAGAAAAGGCAATTCTTGATCGCCTGCGTGCTGTGGATCTTGCCCAGGAAGAAAAAATGTTCCTTTTGGAAGAGCTGCATCACCCCCGTACCATTGCTGAACTGACTCAGGGGGTTGAAGATATTCGACTGGGACAGGCCATGTACGCCGTTGCTGCCTCGGCAGTGCTCATTGATACAGAGAGTGAGCGGGAATGGTTTGACGAGTTCGGTCGATCCCTAGGGCTCAGCTCAGAGGTTTGTCAGTTTATAGAAGAGAATCAGTAG